The following are from one region of the Candidatus Neomarinimicrobiota bacterium genome:
- a CDS encoding tetratricopeptide repeat protein, whose amino-acid sequence MQASQFLYRLVLAGLVLTLLFTSGKLSAQSSAENSARKDFAVARGMYEDQLYELATSQLRTFLGNYESSQYAGQAQFLLAESYLHLQKYEQAIKEYQTLLNTYPAVGFRDKAQFRLGEAQVNAGRHQGAMETLDTFFTQFPESDLKPSGLYWYAEALYRTGKVGESLDYYRQVYTDFPDASLADYAAYSAAFIYEEMKKWEEAMSAYQQVIANHPDSPLVERAAYRIGFTAFGKGDYEAAINLLEEAINKYPDHRLHGEGQYFVGESYYDLEQYEKALTAYQEAAELSGNPFADDAQYSIGWTYFQLEQHPEAAAAFGQVESVTRSDTLAASAYFQSGRNYLLAGDRQNAKEAFNTVFAGYPQSDDAPNALYEYASIDFEDERYQSALEHFQRLEERYPNSTLASEAAVMIGECYFAMNEFIKAREAYTHTRETYSVSGIVARATYRLGWALFRENNFSDAAEAFGMVLKKYPESEYTGNAAFWRAEALYNARDYKRAYSAYNMFIRNYPESDNLSDAWYGLGYSAMNLNQFTDAAEAFAAAASQSEDPSITIDARFRQGDALFNARQYSKAIDAYTSVREQSSNQARKAEAQFQIGQCYLRLGENVRARREFLSVAERFPGADEAPEAVYWAGRAAFRANQYQTSVGDFQKLMQEHPESAFVEDALYTMADAYYNLGEFEYAVDRYREFINRFPASEYIPDAVTGLQWSLIQQGNAGGSLAIVDSLVQRVEEPSKAAEILSRKADYFTTLQNYEAALAEYQRILNTYSGTQTARNAFFQMGTVYEEAGKPDSALAFFEHQWEESRHAESTPDALLHAGDIELASENYAEAITWYERILNTFPEHNNAGLATYKMGLANLRAGDYQQAETFFGNIIQEDWDASLKHLARIGQARTALGQNRYDAAKQYLSTVLDNASSEVAAEAQFLMGQTAEQVGDCETAVVEYLKTKYLYGSEKEWVVKSVFNAASCNETLEKYGDARRLYRSIIQDFPGDTLYADQAEERLNSLVGE is encoded by the coding sequence ATGCAAGCGTCCCAATTTTTATATCGGCTAGTGCTAGCCGGATTAGTCCTGACGCTTCTTTTTACTTCGGGAAAATTATCCGCACAGTCTTCCGCAGAAAATTCAGCCCGCAAAGATTTTGCCGTTGCGCGTGGGATGTACGAGGACCAACTCTATGAATTGGCGACATCCCAGCTCCGAACCTTCCTCGGAAATTACGAGTCCAGTCAGTATGCCGGTCAGGCGCAATTTCTCCTGGCGGAATCTTATCTCCATCTCCAGAAATATGAACAGGCGATCAAAGAATACCAGACACTGCTGAACACATATCCGGCAGTGGGATTTCGTGACAAGGCCCAGTTTCGGCTTGGGGAAGCTCAGGTAAATGCCGGTCGGCACCAGGGCGCAATGGAGACACTGGATACATTTTTCACCCAGTTCCCGGAGAGTGATCTCAAACCCAGCGGACTCTACTGGTATGCCGAGGCGCTTTATCGCACCGGCAAGGTTGGAGAATCACTGGACTATTACCGGCAAGTCTATACGGATTTCCCGGATGCCTCGCTGGCAGATTATGCGGCGTATTCCGCGGCGTTCATCTACGAGGAAATGAAAAAATGGGAAGAGGCTATGTCCGCGTACCAGCAGGTCATAGCCAATCACCCGGACAGTCCGTTGGTGGAACGCGCCGCGTACCGCATCGGATTTACCGCGTTCGGCAAAGGAGACTATGAGGCCGCGATAAATCTTCTGGAAGAAGCCATCAACAAGTATCCCGATCACCGCCTCCATGGTGAAGGGCAATATTTTGTGGGTGAATCGTATTATGATCTGGAACAGTATGAGAAAGCGTTGACAGCCTATCAGGAGGCTGCTGAGCTATCCGGCAATCCTTTTGCTGATGACGCCCAGTACAGCATCGGCTGGACGTATTTTCAGTTGGAACAGCATCCCGAAGCAGCAGCAGCGTTTGGTCAGGTTGAATCGGTTACCCGAAGTGATACACTGGCTGCGTCAGCCTATTTTCAGTCCGGCCGGAATTACCTGTTGGCCGGGGATCGACAGAATGCAAAGGAAGCGTTCAATACCGTATTTGCAGGATATCCGCAGTCCGATGACGCCCCGAATGCGCTGTACGAATATGCCTCCATCGATTTTGAGGATGAGCGGTACCAATCGGCTCTGGAGCATTTTCAGCGTTTGGAGGAGCGTTATCCGAATTCTACGCTGGCGAGTGAGGCTGCGGTGATGATCGGCGAGTGCTATTTTGCCATGAATGAATTTATAAAGGCCAGGGAAGCCTACACCCATACCAGAGAGACCTACAGCGTTTCAGGCATTGTGGCCCGGGCCACCTATCGGTTGGGCTGGGCGCTTTTCCGGGAAAACAATTTTTCGGACGCCGCTGAGGCTTTCGGGATGGTGTTAAAGAAATATCCTGAAAGTGAATATACTGGAAACGCCGCCTTTTGGCGTGCGGAAGCCCTTTATAATGCCCGGGATTATAAGAGAGCCTATTCGGCCTATAATATGTTTATTCGTAATTACCCGGAGTCGGATAACCTAAGTGATGCATGGTATGGTCTGGGTTATTCGGCGATGAACCTGAACCAGTTTACAGATGCGGCAGAAGCGTTCGCTGCGGCAGCAAGTCAGTCCGAAGATCCGTCCATTACTATCGATGCACGCTTTCGGCAGGGCGATGCACTGTTTAACGCCAGACAATATTCAAAAGCCATTGATGCATATACGTCCGTTCGCGAGCAGAGCAGCAATCAGGCGAGGAAGGCCGAAGCACAATTCCAGATCGGACAGTGTTATCTCCGGCTTGGGGAAAATGTTCGGGCGCGCAGGGAATTTCTCTCAGTTGCGGAACGGTTCCCCGGTGCAGATGAAGCACCGGAGGCTGTCTATTGGGCTGGCCGGGCAGCATTCCGGGCGAACCAATATCAGACATCAGTCGGGGATTTCCAGAAACTCATGCAGGAGCATCCCGAAAGCGCTTTTGTGGAGGATGCGCTCTACACGATGGCAGACGCTTACTATAATCTTGGCGAATTTGAATATGCAGTTGACCGGTACCGTGAATTTATCAACCGTTTCCCGGCGAGTGAATATATTCCGGATGCGGTTACCGGACTTCAGTGGTCGCTAATCCAGCAGGGTAATGCCGGTGGCTCACTAGCTATTGTGGACTCCCTGGTGCAGCGTGTGGAAGAGCCTTCCAAAGCGGCGGAAATCCTGAGCCGGAAAGCGGACTACTTTACCACCCTTCAGAATTACGAGGCGGCACTTGCGGAATATCAGCGCATCCTGAATACCTATAGTGGAACGCAAACCGCCAGAAACGCCTTTTTCCAGATGGGTACGGTGTATGAAGAAGCCGGGAAGCCGGATTCTGCCCTGGCCTTTTTTGAACACCAATGGGAAGAGAGCCGCCATGCCGAAAGTACCCCGGACGCGCTTCTGCATGCTGGCGACATCGAACTTGCCAGTGAAAATTATGCCGAGGCCATCACATGGTACGAGCGAATTCTGAATACCTTTCCTGAGCATAATAATGCCGGACTAGCCACGTACAAAATGGGGCTGGCAAACCTGAGAGCGGGCGATTACCAGCAGGCCGAAACTTTCTTCGGAAATATAATTCAGGAAGACTGGGACGCCTCCTTGAAGCATCTGGCACGTATTGGGCAGGCACGAACTGCTCTGGGGCAAAATCGATACGATGCGGCTAAACAGTATCTCAGTACCGTTCTTGACAACGCATCGTCGGAGGTCGCCGCCGAGGCCCAGTTCCTGATGGGGCAAACGGCGGAACAGGTCGGTGACTGTGAAACCGCGGTCGTGGAATATTTAAAGACGAAGTACCTTTACGGCAGCGAAAAAGAATGGGTGGTGAAGAGCGTATTTAATGCCGCCTCCTGTAATGAAACGCTTGAGAAATATGGGGATGCCAGACGGCTGTACCGCTCAATTATTCAGGACTTTCCGGGCGATACGCTCTACGCGGATCAGGCCGAAGAGCGGTTGAACTCCCTGGTGGGGGAGTGA
- a CDS encoding zf-HC2 domain-containing protein has product MKCNEIQQYLYLYRDDELHDEPRKLLRDHLDSCPTCLAESDNISEIAELINLFRASVLTPENPDHLHSRIMHSIPKKRGRPVRTSIFDRLLSRLTVRKIRIAFAGTVVFFIAIFLAEQTLLIKKLTALEDRMSTQREPSQLQAPDWYRALQAMEPANVSLTELSLEDLLGLLPKQLRNDVPNQLPAEINNRSLASIVSRGISPAERRLLERAGIETELLRRRFSTDQLRRFAEQEDISWLD; this is encoded by the coding sequence ATGAAATGTAACGAAATACAGCAGTACTTGTATCTCTATCGGGACGATGAACTTCATGACGAGCCACGGAAATTACTCCGGGATCATCTTGACTCCTGTCCGACATGTTTGGCTGAATCAGATAACATTTCGGAGATAGCAGAGTTAATTAATCTCTTCAGAGCAAGCGTGCTTACACCGGAAAATCCGGATCATCTCCACTCCAGGATAATGCACTCCATTCCAAAGAAGAGAGGGCGACCCGTCCGCACTTCGATATTTGATCGACTTCTCAGTCGATTGACCGTTCGAAAGATCCGGATTGCGTTCGCAGGTACTGTGGTATTTTTCATCGCCATCTTCCTGGCTGAGCAGACGCTCCTTATAAAAAAACTCACGGCGCTGGAGGACCGGATGTCAACGCAAAGGGAACCGTCTCAGTTGCAAGCGCCGGACTGGTACCGGGCGCTGCAGGCGATGGAACCGGCAAATGTTTCACTGACCGAACTCTCCCTGGAAGACTTGCTGGGATTATTACCGAAACAGCTGAGAAACGATGTACCAAATCAACTGCCGGCAGAAATAAATAATCGGAGTTTGGCGTCTATAGTAAGCAGAGGCATCTCTCCTGCCGAACGCCGGCTCCTGGAGCGGGCAGGAATTGAAACCGAACTGTTGCGGAGACGATTTTCCACAGACCAACTCCGCCGCTTCGCGGAACAGGAGGATATCTCATGGCTGGATTAA
- a CDS encoding biopolymer transporter ExbD: protein MKIETNKKRMVMFSAISLTDIVLLLLIFFMLTSSFVVQPGIKVRLPKAASGQQANESRIFLTVTNNDQIFLNQKLISRDDLGQRLRTLLSENPDRLVIIRADRDLSLDKTIEIIDVAKLAGAERFMIATQKGM, encoded by the coding sequence ATGAAGATAGAGACGAATAAAAAACGCATGGTGATGTTCTCAGCGATTTCGCTGACGGACATCGTCTTGCTCTTACTGATATTCTTTATGCTGACCTCGTCGTTCGTGGTGCAGCCCGGTATCAAGGTGCGTCTTCCCAAGGCGGCGTCCGGTCAGCAGGCCAACGAATCGCGCATCTTTCTGACGGTTACGAACAACGATCAGATTTTCCTGAACCAAAAGCTGATTTCCAGAGATGACCTGGGCCAGCGGCTTCGAACCTTACTCTCTGAAAATCCGGATCGACTTGTAATTATCCGCGCTGACAGAGACCTTTCTCTGGACAAAACCATTGAAATCATTGATGTCGCCAAGCTGGCCGGCGCAGAGCGGTTTATGATTGCAACTCAAAAGGGAATGTAG
- a CDS encoding M1 family metallopeptidase — MKRLRFLLAGIWLTVAVTVLVAKPVDDPASLANIKDVRITHLDLHLDVDFEKKVLRGHVTLSLNNLTGTDTLILDSRGLKIQKVTTGESGQPVQYSLGEYVLHLGRPLQILITPETEMVTVYYETSDDAGALQWCSPEQTAGGSAPFLYSQSQFIEARSWIPLQDSPGVRMTYSATITVPKGYLALMAAENRQTIDSSGIYHFEMPQPIPSYLMALAVGKLEYRVLGERAGVYAEPALVEKAAREFSGTGKMVKVAEDLYGPYQWEQFDILTLPPSFPFGGMENPRLTFATPTIITGDRSLVSVIAHELAHAWSGNLVTNATWNDFWLNEGFTTYFERRITEATKGRAYASMLTKLDYDGLQAAVQRIGPENSATALKREYGARDPADFYNWIPYVKGMFFLRMLEEEFGRRRFDAFLEDYFKTHRFQSVTTEGFLEYLREHLLNNNSALERELYIREWIYEPGIPANCPVVSSPELERVANNAKQYLEETDASVIDTSGWTARHWDYFFSRLPDTLSMEQMAVLDEAFGLTESANARIQREWYQLAIHSGYGKAYTAIREYLLTVGRISLIRPVYRALASTKVGAARAQLIYESAKSGYHPMTREAIERVLGP; from the coding sequence ATGAAACGTTTGCGATTTCTCCTTGCCGGAATTTGGTTAACGGTTGCCGTCACGGTACTGGTTGCGAAACCAGTGGACGATCCGGCCTCGCTGGCAAACATTAAAGACGTTCGGATAACACACCTCGATCTACATTTGGATGTGGATTTCGAAAAAAAAGTCCTCCGGGGTCATGTCACGCTCAGTTTGAACAATCTCACCGGCACGGACACGCTCATCCTGGATTCCCGGGGCCTCAAAATTCAAAAAGTCACCACTGGAGAATCCGGGCAGCCGGTGCAGTATTCTCTGGGTGAGTATGTGCTACACCTTGGGCGACCACTCCAGATACTTATTACGCCGGAGACAGAGATGGTAACCGTGTATTACGAGACCAGCGATGATGCGGGGGCGTTACAGTGGTGTTCTCCCGAGCAGACCGCCGGCGGCTCGGCACCATTTCTGTACAGTCAATCCCAATTTATAGAGGCCCGATCCTGGATCCCGCTGCAGGATTCGCCTGGTGTCCGGATGACTTATTCGGCGACTATCACTGTGCCTAAGGGGTATCTGGCGTTGATGGCAGCGGAAAACCGGCAAACTATTGATAGCAGCGGAATATATCACTTCGAAATGCCACAACCGATACCGTCATATTTGATGGCCCTGGCAGTCGGAAAACTTGAATATCGGGTCCTCGGCGAACGAGCGGGAGTGTATGCCGAGCCCGCCTTAGTGGAAAAGGCCGCCCGGGAATTTTCCGGAACCGGAAAGATGGTGAAAGTAGCTGAAGACTTGTACGGACCGTATCAGTGGGAGCAGTTTGATATCCTGACCCTTCCACCAAGCTTCCCGTTTGGGGGTATGGAAAACCCAAGGTTGACGTTTGCTACACCGACAATAATTACCGGCGACCGGTCACTGGTTTCGGTTATAGCACATGAACTGGCGCATGCCTGGTCCGGTAATTTGGTTACCAACGCCACCTGGAATGACTTCTGGCTAAACGAAGGGTTTACCACTTATTTTGAACGGCGGATTACCGAAGCAACAAAAGGGCGAGCGTACGCCAGCATGCTTACAAAACTTGATTACGACGGGCTCCAGGCAGCCGTACAGAGAATAGGACCTGAAAACTCTGCGACGGCATTGAAAAGAGAGTATGGCGCCCGGGATCCGGCGGATTTTTATAACTGGATACCCTATGTCAAAGGCATGTTTTTTCTCCGGATGCTGGAAGAGGAGTTCGGTCGGCGTCGATTTGATGCATTTCTTGAAGACTATTTTAAAACCCACAGATTTCAGTCGGTGACCACTGAAGGTTTTTTGGAATATCTCAGGGAACACCTACTGAACAATAATTCCGCCCTGGAGCGTGAACTTTACATCCGTGAGTGGATCTATGAGCCCGGGATACCGGCGAATTGTCCGGTGGTTTCATCGCCGGAGCTGGAAAGGGTGGCCAATAATGCTAAGCAGTATTTGGAAGAGACCGATGCCTCCGTCATTGATACCAGCGGATGGACGGCGCGTCACTGGGATTATTTTTTCAGCCGCCTTCCGGATACTCTCTCCATGGAACAGATGGCCGTACTGGATGAAGCGTTTGGTCTTACGGAGTCCGCAAATGCAAGAATCCAGCGGGAGTGGTATCAGCTTGCAATCCACAGTGGCTATGGAAAGGCATATACGGCAATACGAGAATATTTATTGACTGTCGGCCGGATTAGCCTCATCAGACCAGTGTATCGGGCGCTCGCTTCAACAAAAGTCGGTGCAGCCCGGGCACAGCTCATTTACGAGTCTGCCAAATCCGGCTATCACCCTATGACCAGAGAGGCAATTGAACGGGTGCTAGGTCCATAG
- a CDS encoding MotA/TolQ/ExbB proton channel family protein codes for MSIFEILTKGGWLMIPIGLASIIAVAILVERLVSLRKIRINADAFISRVHNLLMRERVDEAIRTCEATPGPVAAITKAGLKKHNRSREEIKDAIESAAESEVYHLERYLGVLGTIAAIAPLIGFLGTVTGMIRAFIQIQTLGGNVDASVLAGGIWEALITTAAGLSVGIPSLIFYNWLQGKVEHHVFEMQESSSNLLDILLEREAEDEDRDE; via the coding sequence ATGTCCATATTTGAGATACTCACTAAAGGCGGCTGGCTGATGATTCCCATCGGACTTGCGTCGATAATTGCGGTAGCCATACTCGTGGAGCGACTCGTATCACTCCGCAAAATCAGGATTAATGCGGATGCGTTTATTAGTCGGGTCCATAATCTGCTGATGCGTGAGCGGGTGGATGAGGCAATCCGGACCTGTGAGGCAACTCCGGGACCGGTCGCAGCCATTACCAAGGCGGGGCTCAAAAAGCATAATCGTTCAAGAGAAGAGATTAAGGACGCCATCGAAAGCGCGGCCGAATCCGAAGTCTACCATCTTGAACGGTATCTTGGTGTCCTGGGTACTATCGCAGCTATTGCGCCGCTTATTGGATTTTTGGGAACGGTGACCGGGATGATCAGGGCGTTTATCCAGATCCAAACTCTGGGCGGAAACGTAGATGCCAGCGTGCTGGCCGGAGGGATCTGGGAGGCACTGATTACGACTGCAGCGGGCCTGAGTGTCGGTATACCGTCGCTCATCTTCTACAACTGGCTGCAAGGGAAGGTAGAACATCACGTCTTCGAAATGCAGGAAAGTTCCAGTAATCTCCTGGATATCCTGCTGGAGAGGGAGGCCGAGGATGAAGATAGAGACGAATAA
- the murB gene encoding UDP-N-acetylmuramate dehydrogenase — protein sequence MEIHENIALRERNWFRTGGPAEYYCEPQNSADFSRALTFALEKNFPLFFLGEGANILVSDAGFPGLVVHPNNTDIKILSEDRDEVLIRAGSGVSMQTLIDYCLERNCIGLEDFSGIPGTVGGAVYINLHYFEYLLADFFDRGTVIDKKTGEIEEKDLDWFRFGYDESRLHDDEHYLIDATFRLRRVSETESAYARGRRDEIIRHRDRRYPDSNTCGSFFRNFHPGEVTLTIDGEPMLYVAYYLDKLGVKGALQVGGARISSKHANMLVTNEVAKSEDVIKLARTMQRMVNEEYGIVPQPECQLVGFDSYPLMQTEGE from the coding sequence ATGGAGATACATGAAAATATAGCGCTCAGAGAACGGAATTGGTTTCGCACCGGCGGCCCCGCCGAGTATTATTGTGAACCGCAGAATTCGGCCGATTTTTCCAGGGCTCTTACATTCGCGCTGGAGAAGAATTTCCCGCTCTTTTTCCTTGGAGAAGGTGCTAATATCCTGGTGAGTGACGCCGGATTCCCAGGTCTGGTCGTACACCCGAACAATACCGATATCAAAATCCTCTCCGAGGATAGGGACGAAGTATTGATCAGAGCGGGCAGTGGTGTAAGTATGCAAACCCTTATCGATTATTGCCTGGAGCGAAATTGCATCGGTCTGGAAGATTTTAGCGGTATCCCCGGAACCGTCGGTGGAGCGGTCTATATCAATCTCCATTATTTTGAGTATCTGCTGGCTGATTTTTTTGACCGGGGCACGGTCATCGATAAAAAAACAGGAGAGATCGAGGAGAAAGATCTCGATTGGTTCCGGTTTGGGTATGACGAATCCCGCCTGCACGATGATGAGCATTATTTGATAGATGCGACGTTTCGCCTACGGCGGGTTTCGGAAACCGAAAGCGCATATGCTCGTGGCCGTCGTGACGAGATTATCCGGCATCGGGATCGCCGGTATCCGGATTCCAATACCTGTGGGAGTTTTTTCCGGAATTTCCATCCGGGGGAAGTGACACTGACGATAGATGGTGAGCCCATGCTTTATGTGGCGTACTATTTGGACAAACTTGGCGTGAAAGGGGCACTGCAGGTAGGAGGGGCTCGAATCTCATCAAAACATGCCAATATGCTTGTCACCAACGAAGTTGCTAAATCTGAGGATGTGATTAAACTTGCCCGGACTATGCAACGCATGGTCAATGAAGAGTACGGCATTGTGCCACAACCGGAATGCCAACTCGTTGGATTTGACAGTTATCCGCTCATGCAAACGGAGGGTGAATAA
- a CDS encoding TonB-dependent receptor has protein sequence MRLLTITIVALLIFAAAGFAQDKVTPPTTRMEAPDDSVAGDTTMQKPSPNEPELELPEVLILGKNRTVRTSENKASLAPDSPSLVKPDAPSDAISTWFREQTLKPSFNRQLSITDERFRTRLDVGNYLSMAGTAEYWRQLETGDVRGTGWFDHTGGEFRNSHQTQGGGNVNLNFGLAEDLRTRLSGGYAGESAGLYTVLDTNAIRSVSSGNLETRLSYDITRSSNAEFDFRLHSMSARTDTGNTRIAGASDLWYSVTGKYSDNYAGFPVLIMGEMLREQYSRENIPGEMTAISNNVGLEVQIPFSGQWTSTFGIMYQTFGSDSVNTGNRFSPWGRLNFVPNNHLGFSLRAYTGYQYEPFSRRYGENRFTSYAYPLRADEVRFGAQFSVALQLSEQFALNGRLDYTNMKVLQYWELSQSGMFRLREINGVEIVAFGFDAETTPADWVQLIASLEIYTTFYDDAGIAIDDAIPYRPRLEVPIRADFQLPKELTLQVESTYSGERYVDLTGSTTLEPYWQLNSTLSRDFGKHYTAFFQVNNLLNQKYNSWENYPARRFRILLGVQATF, from the coding sequence ATGAGACTTCTGACAATTACAATCGTTGCTTTGTTAATTTTTGCTGCAGCGGGCTTTGCGCAGGATAAAGTTACCCCGCCGACAACCAGAATGGAAGCCCCTGATGATTCCGTCGCCGGCGATACTACTATGCAGAAACCCAGTCCGAATGAACCGGAACTCGAACTGCCCGAGGTGCTCATTCTTGGAAAAAATCGCACCGTGCGGACCTCAGAAAACAAGGCATCGCTGGCACCGGATTCGCCCTCTCTGGTAAAACCGGATGCGCCGTCTGACGCTATCTCTACGTGGTTCCGGGAACAGACCCTGAAGCCGTCATTTAACCGGCAACTCTCCATTACCGATGAACGGTTCCGGACACGACTGGATGTGGGGAACTATCTTTCTATGGCCGGGACGGCTGAATATTGGAGACAACTGGAGACCGGGGATGTTCGGGGTACGGGCTGGTTTGACCATACTGGCGGCGAATTTCGGAACAGCCACCAGACGCAAGGCGGCGGAAATGTTAACTTGAATTTCGGGCTTGCTGAGGATCTGCGGACTAGGCTCAGTGGCGGATATGCCGGCGAATCTGCCGGATTGTATACAGTGCTCGATACCAATGCTATCCGATCGGTTTCGTCCGGGAATCTGGAGACCAGGCTCTCATATGACATCACACGGTCCAGCAACGCAGAATTCGATTTTCGACTCCATTCAATGTCCGCTCGAACTGATACGGGAAATACCCGGATTGCCGGGGCCTCTGACCTCTGGTACTCCGTCACCGGTAAATATTCCGACAATTACGCCGGATTTCCGGTTTTAATTATGGGCGAAATGCTGCGTGAACAGTACAGCCGTGAAAATATCCCCGGCGAGATGACTGCCATTTCAAACAATGTCGGACTGGAAGTACAAATTCCGTTTTCGGGCCAATGGACGTCGACCTTCGGTATTATGTATCAAACCTTCGGGAGCGATTCGGTGAATACCGGCAATCGATTTTCTCCCTGGGGGCGCCTGAATTTTGTGCCGAACAACCATCTTGGATTTTCTCTCCGGGCCTATACTGGTTATCAATATGAGCCATTTTCCCGGCGATACGGCGAGAACAGGTTTACATCGTACGCATATCCGCTCCGGGCAGATGAGGTACGGTTCGGTGCGCAGTTTAGCGTAGCGCTTCAGTTATCGGAACAGTTCGCGTTGAATGGTCGGCTGGATTATACCAACATGAAAGTCTTACAGTATTGGGAACTCAGTCAAAGCGGGATGTTCCGGCTCCGGGAGATAAACGGCGTGGAAATCGTTGCCTTTGGATTTGACGCAGAAACTACCCCGGCGGATTGGGTGCAGCTCATCGCCTCGCTGGAAATATATACCACATTTTATGATGATGCCGGTATAGCGATTGATGATGCAATTCCGTACCGCCCCCGGTTGGAAGTTCCGATCAGAGCGGATTTCCAGTTGCCGAAGGAACTGACTCTGCAGGTAGAAAGTACTTACAGCGGGGAGCGGTATGTAGATTTGACAGGCAGTACTACTCTGGAACCATATTGGCAACTCAACAGCACCCTTTCGAGAGATTTCGGAAAGCATTATACTGCGTTTTTTCAGGTCAATAATTTACTAAATCAGAAGTATAACTCATGGGAGAACTATCCGGCGAGACGGTTCCGGATTCTCCTGGGTGTACAGGCGACATTTTAA
- a CDS encoding sigma-70 family RNA polymerase sigma factor, translating to MTTSKSTYERTLLHRCRNGNTNAFSEIVKQYQSYAYSLAIRLLWNAEDAEDAVQECFLRIWKNFASYDPERKFTTWLYTIVTNICYDMLRRRQRDTELRGKDSVDISELQHAPRNSANTADTIVQLKCLASGLPVQQRLVFILRDVQDLSVFETAEILAISENAVKSNLYYARRALRERYRQLMKQ from the coding sequence ATGACCACCTCCAAATCAACCTATGAACGCACACTGTTGCACCGTTGCCGAAACGGGAACACCAACGCCTTTTCGGAGATCGTGAAGCAATACCAATCCTATGCCTATTCTCTCGCCATACGGCTGCTGTGGAATGCGGAAGACGCGGAGGACGCAGTGCAGGAGTGCTTTCTCCGGATTTGGAAGAATTTCGCCTCCTATGATCCGGAGAGAAAATTTACGACCTGGCTGTATACTATCGTGACCAATATCTGCTATGATATGCTTCGGAGACGTCAGCGTGACACAGAGCTTAGAGGGAAGGACAGCGTCGATATTTCCGAGTTACAACACGCTCCCAGAAATTCAGCCAATACCGCTGATACGATAGTGCAATTGAAATGCCTGGCCAGCGGATTACCGGTACAGCAGCGGCTGGTCTTTATCCTGCGGGACGTGCAGGATCTGTCTGTTTTTGAGACGGCGGAAATTTTGGCCATCTCGGAGAATGCGGTGAAGAGCAATCTCTATTATGCCCGACGTGCTCTTCGCGAGCGATATCGTCAACTTATGAAACAGTGA
- a CDS encoding energy transducer TonB, producing the protein MKQTFIDIFADLRKTIAASGVLHILILLLLMLMKIGMDVERPEYAEINFVASQQESSTPTPAPRTTQREQVTPEPPEQEAQEAEQEEPAEPEVSQTQAAAPQAPPVNLPERRMQEEEDPEIVRRNSEKLNRDTGTERLPMRADVYEERKAGDVSNREAEGEKLSANPQQMDLQDEGVAPTTEVGGPSGEQPFQITGEAAERSILSKTIPEYPQDLQREAVIRIRFTVTPDGRVGQMIPVQKDYPELEALTLDALKEWRFNPLPPSAEQRAVEGIITFRYVLE; encoded by the coding sequence ATGAAGCAGACTTTTATAGATATTTTTGCGGATTTGCGAAAGACTATTGCGGCCTCAGGGGTACTGCATATCCTGATACTTCTGCTCCTGATGCTGATGAAAATCGGCATGGACGTTGAGCGCCCGGAATACGCAGAAATTAATTTTGTTGCAAGCCAGCAGGAGTCGTCGACGCCCACCCCGGCACCGCGAACAACGCAGCGTGAACAGGTGACACCAGAACCACCTGAGCAGGAGGCGCAGGAGGCTGAACAGGAAGAACCCGCTGAGCCGGAGGTCTCCCAGACCCAGGCCGCCGCACCACAAGCGCCGCCGGTAAATCTGCCGGAACGCCGTATGCAGGAGGAAGAGGACCCGGAGATAGTGAGACGCAATTCCGAAAAACTTAACCGGGATACGGGAACCGAACGGTTACCCATGCGCGCTGATGTATACGAGGAACGGAAAGCCGGGGATGTCTCCAACAGAGAGGCAGAGGGCGAAAAGCTCTCAGCGAATCCGCAGCAGATGGACCTGCAAGATGAAGGGGTAGCACCTACGACTGAAGTCGGCGGTCCATCCGGCGAGCAGCCGTTTCAGATCACCGGAGAAGCTGCGGAGCGCTCCATCCTGAGCAAAACTATTCCCGAGTACCCGCAGGATCTCCAGCGTGAGGCGGTGATTCGTATCAGATTTACAGTGACGCCCGACGGCAGGGTTGGCCAGATGATCCCGGTACAGAAGGACTATCCCGAGCTGGAGGCGCTCACTCTGGATGCTCTGAAAGAATGGCGGTTCAACCCGCTGCCCCCCAGTGCTGAACAGCGTGCAGTGGAGGGGATAATTACATTTCGATATGTGCTTGAGTGA